Proteins encoded by one window of Ascochyta rabiei chromosome 1, complete sequence:
- a CDS encoding Salicylate 1-monooxygenase translates to MGVIKTLLAFAQRYLITNMSQINDPLKVAVVGAGIGGLSAAIALRNVGHAVTVYEKYPSAFTSTTSPLSNAIALGANINRIIDKWGFDFPKAKPGVNKQERVFHGETLQQLHHIDFKYNREEFGYDWLLMRRQALHEGLLSIAMATPSMLLPIDIRMDQEVIALSPEKGALTLREGREVVSDLVVVADGVHSKLIDTITNNTTPPLRAGRTAYRFKISREQIMADPDLRALYEKEDEGMSYFQIPEKRIYFLVIQADGGESWYGLLIHPAIATNIDAIQKYNVEGSKTELQKLAENLHPTVRKLCNLAATPLLWTICCREPLTSCVNGRAVAIGDACHPHLPSHGQGAAAAAEDAASLGVFLSGIAQPFLPTKVPAALQQWESFRLPRAIAVQLITIRFPTPIEELESKIRALGYDDRLPANVNSHERAITQWLFEYNVVAEATKCCEKIRHS, encoded by the exons ATGGGTGTCATCAAGACGCT GCTTGCTTTCGCCCAACGATACCTCATCACAAACATGTCGCAAATCAACGATCCATTGAAAGTCGCTGTTGTGGGCGCAGGCATTG GCGGCCTCTCGGCAGCCATTGCCCTGCGCAATGTCGGCCACGCAGTCACTGTATACGAAAAGTATCCATCTGCCTTCACAAGTACCACCTCGCCATTATCGAACGCCATCGCATTGGGTGCGAACATCAACCGCATCATCGACAAGTGGGGGTTTGATTTTCCGAAAGCTAAGCCGGGTGTTAACAAGCAGGAGAGAGTCTTCCATGGCGAAACATTGCAGCAACTGCATCACATTGATTTCAAGTACAACCGTGAAGAATTCGGATACGACTGGTTGTTGATGCGTAGACAAGCGCTGCATGAAGGGCTGTTGAGCATAGCAATGGCGACGCCATCGATGTTACTGCCAATAGATATTCGCATGGATCAAGAAGTGATTGCACTGAGCCCTGAAAAAGGCGCTTTAACTCTCAGGGAGGGAAGAGAGGTGGTCAGTGATCTGGTTGTAGTAGCAGACGGCGTGCATAGTAAGCTCATCGACACTATCACTAACAACACTACACCTCCCTTACGAGCTGGACGTACGGCATACCGCTTCAAGATCTCGCGAGAACAGATTATGGCAGACCCGGATTTGAGAGCTCTCTATGAGAAAGAAGACGAGGGTATGTCGTACTTCCAGATCCCAGAAAAGAGGATCTACTTCCTCGTCATCCAAGCAGATGGTGGAGAATCATGGTACGGCCTCCTTATACATCCAGCAATAGCGACCAACATCGATGCGATCCAGAAGTACAACGTGGAAGGCTCCAAGACAGAGTTGCAGAAGCTGGCCGAGAACCTCCACCCGACTGTCCGAAAATTGTGTAATCTTGCAGCAACACCGCTGTTGTGGACGATATGTTGCAGAGAGCCATTAACATCGTGCGTTAACGGTAGAGCGGTTGCGATTGGAGACGCGTGTCACCCACACTTACCCTCTCACGGACAGGGAGCTGCCGCCGCAGCTGAAGACGCGGCTTCGCTCGGAGTATTTCTGTCTGGAATTGCGCAGCCTTTCCTACCGACCAAGGTACCGGCAGCACTTCAGCAATGGGAGTCTTTCCGATTACCTCGTGCCATAGCAGTCCAACTCATTACCATAAGGTTTCCTACGCCGATCGAAGAGTTGGAATCGAAGATTCGAGCGCTCGGTTATGACGACCGATTACCAGCCAACGTGAATAGCCATGAGAGAGCGATAACACAGTGGCTTTTTGAGTACAATGTGGTGGCAGAAGCAACGAAATGCTGTGAGAAAATCAGACATAGTTAG
- a CDS encoding ABC-type xenobiotic transporter, translated as MSPVGKPGRSPPSRNSENEKKGAGSVDDDIKPDDAQGGKGPWADKTSWLLDSIAFSAAIAADTLLPIMDLVFEKLVTAFNGFAVGTIGPAGYRFQVNNYTLYFVYLFVAKFALVYIHSVLISIAAIRATWAPRIDLSKHILRQNIAYFDSDAAASVTVQATTNGNSVNDDISEKLTLTIHGVSTFVSAFIVAFIIQWKLTLITIGIVLTIFIVTGICVGIDTKNGAQLLPIYSKAGLIAEKVFATVRTVHSFRLNPLLSKRYDKLLGDAMEVGMKKSPNLAVLFLPELFCVYCGYGLAFWQGIRRYQSGEISEVGDVFTVTIAVIFAATAMTQIAPQILALEAGFSRRLRRLEFKLEEETGERFARSAALAAEAVSAIRTLSSLALENSMMFWYFLSQSVSFLAMALGFWYGGRLISYYEYTITKFFTMFIAVVFSEEAAAAFFSYTTSLIRTTTAAN; from the exons ATGTCGCCGGTAGGGAAACCTGGACGGTCGCCTCCCAGCCGCAACAGCGAAAATGAGAAGAAGGGTGCAGGCTCGGTCGATGACGATATTAAGCCAGACGATGCCCAAGGTGGAAAGGGACC ATGGGCAGACAAGACAAGCTGGTTGCTCGACAGCATAGCTTTCAGTGCGGCCATTGCTGCGGACACTCTCCTCCCTATAATGGACTTGGTATTTGAAAAGCTCGTGACTGCTTTTAACGGGTTTGCTGTTGGCACTATTGGACCAGCTGGATACCGTTTCCAAGTGAACAATTACAC CCTGTACTTCGTGTATCTGTTCGTCGCCAAATTTGCTCTTGTCTATATCCACTCC GTGTTAATCTCGATCGCCGCCATTCGAGCCACATGGGCACCCCGCATCGACCTCAGCAAGCATATCCTTCGACAAAACATAGCTTACTTCGATTCAGATGCTGCCGCGTCTGTAACCGTCCAAGCTACTACCAACGGCAACAGCGTCAATGATGACATCTCAGAGAAGCTCACTCTTACCATACATGGTGTTTCCACCTTTGTCTCTGCCTTTATTGTGGCCTTCATCATCCAGTGGAAGCTCACTTTGATCACGATTGGCATTGTCCTCACCATTTTTATTGTGACAGGCATTTGTGTTGGCATTGACACGAAAAATGGAGCACAGCTTCTCCCAATCTATTCTAAAGCTGGGTTAATTGCAGAAAAGGTGTTTGCTACCGTTCGAACAGTTCACTCTTTCCGACTCAACCCGCTCTTATCCAAAAGATACGACAAGCTCCTCGGCGATGCTATGGAAGTAGGTATGAAGAAGTCGCCAAATCTCGCAGTACTGTTCTTACCTGAGTTGTTCTGTGTATACTGCGGGTATGGTCTGGCTTTCTGGCAAGGTATTCGTCGATACCAAAGCGGCGAGATCAGTGAGGTTGGTGATGT CTTCACCGTGACCATTGCTGTTATCTTTGCTGCGACAGCAATGACTCAAATCGCACCCCAGATTCTTGCATTGGAAGCTGGGTTCAGTCGTCGTCTTCGGAG ATTAGAGTTCAAGCTTGAAGAAGAAACAGGTGAACGATTCGCGAGGAGTGCGGCTCTTGCTGCCGAAGCTGTCTCTGCTATTCGCACGCTGTCTAGCCTGGCACTCGAGAA TTCTATGATGTTCTGGTATTTCCTCTCACAATCGGTATCTTTTTTGGCCATGGCACTAGGCTTTTGGTACGGCGGCCGCTTGATCAGCTACTACGAGTATACGATAACAAAATTCTTTACTATGTTCATTGCAGTGGTTTTCTCTGAAGAAGCTGCTGCCGCCTTCTTCTCGTACACCACCAGCTTGATCAGGACAACGACAGCCGCCAACTAA